TCTTCTGTGAATATTCTCAGTTTATTGATTTCCTTGAAATAAATAAAAATTATATTTCTGATCATCATACGGAAGTCGACAGAAGAAATTCTGCCATCCCGCTTGCGGATATTACAAAATATAATTGCCGAATTGAACCAGGTGCGGTGATAAGAGATTTAGTTGAAATCGGTGATAATTGTGTAATTATGATGGGAGCAGTTTTAAATATCGGTGCAGTGATTGGCGAAAGAACAATGATTGATATGAATGTCGTTGTTGGTGGAAGAGCAATTGTTGGAAAAAACTGCCACATTGGTGCTGGAGCAGTTTTAGCTGGAGTAATAGAGCCGCCGAGCGCCGATCCGGTTATAATTGAAGATGATGTTCTGATTGGAGCAAACGCTGTTGTGCTGGAAGGAGTTAAAGTTGGTAAAGGTGCTGTTATTGCGGCTGGGTCTGTTGTTGTTAAAGATGTAGAACCGTACAGCGTTATGGCTGGTGTACCAGCAAAAATGATTAAGAAGGTTGATGACAAGACAAGAAGCAAAACTCAATTGATGGATGAACTAAGAAAATTGTAAATCAGTTTTAACAATTTGTTTTAAATAATTATCTGTTTGCAGATGCACTAATTTTATCAATTTAATCAGGCTGGTAAAAATTCATCTCTTATCAATTCCTAATTCATTTATAGAATTGATGACCAATTTAAATTACATTGTTTTTGGAACGCTTCTCCATTAGGATTCAATCATTTATTTGTGGAAGTTTACCTGCCCATTAAATTCTTTTTTAAACAAAATTGAACAAGGAAAAAATGAATCCTAAAAAAATGTTAATCAAATTTTTGCCAGTTGTAATTGTGGTTTTTCTGGTGATATTATTTATGGTTTGCACAAAAAGAATTGATCCTGGTTATGCAGGTATTGAAGTTGATCTTTATGGAGGAAATAAGGGAGTTCAGAGCTACGCATTAAGAACCGGGATGGTTTTTTACAATCCGATGATTACAAACATAGTAACCTACCCGGTGTTTGTCCAAACGGCAATTTGGACCCGCAGTACTGAGGAAGGAAAAGCAACAAATGAGGAGATAACATTCAACTCAAAAGAAGGTTTAGTAATTACTGCCGATGTCAATTTATCTTATCAACTGGATGAAAAGCTGGTTCCTAATTTCTATGTAAAATTCCGCCAGGATAATCTTGAGCATTTTACACATGGTATTATGCGTAACCTTACCCGCGATGCTTTTAACGAAGAAGCTGTTAATTATACAGTGGAAGAGTTATATGGAATCAAAAAGGAAGTCTTTTTAACAAAAGTTAAAGAAAGGGTAAATGCTAATATCCAGACTTATGGAATAAAAATAGAGCAGTTTGGATTTGTTGGTGCGTTAAGAATCCCAGAAAATGTTATTAACGCATTGAATGCAAAGATAGAAGCAACTCAAAATGCAATTAGGGCGGAAAATGTTTTACGACAAACTGAAGCTGAAGCACAACAACAAATTACACGGGCAAAGGGTGCCGCCGAAGCAAATCGGTTGTTAACTTCGTCTATCTCCACCCAGTTGATTGAATGGAGAAGACTTGAAATAAATGAAAAAGCTTTGAACAAATGGAATGGAAGTGTTCCTTCGGTGTACAGTGGCGCGGCAGGGAACAATATGATTTTACAGCTTCCTGGATTAAGCGGTAGATAAAATTTGTGAATTATTTGTGTCTCTGTGATTGGATTATCTGCCACAGAGACATTTCTAAAATATGTCGGATGGAGTTTTAAAGAAAGATTAAATCCCGTTCTTTATTTTTTCCAGTTCTTCCCATCTATTATAAAGCTGCTGAACTCTTTCTTTTGCATCTTCCAATTGCTTATTAAGTTCGTTTGTTTGTACTGCGTATTTTTCATAAAAATCTCGTGAAGAAAAAATTCCTTCAATTCTTTCTATTTCTGCCTCGGCATTTACAATATCATCTTCAATCATTTCAAGTTCTTTGTTTTCTTTCCAGCTTAACTTTTTGGTTTTTATTTTAACCCGCGAATCTTCTTTTTTGACTATTTGTCCAACTGCGTCATTCTTTACAACCTGCAATTTTCTTTTTTCAATGTAATAATCATAATCGCCCTCGCTGTAATAAATATCCCCATTCCCTTCCAATGCAAGAATTCCGTTACATACACGGTTCAAAAAATATCTGTCGTGGCTTACAACTACAACACAGCCTTCAAAAGCTATTAGCGCTTCCTCAAGTATCCGTAATGTTGGAAGATCGAGATCGTTGGTGGGTTCATCAAGAAGAAGAAAGTTGCCGCCGTTCTTTAAAATTCTGGCAAGTGTTAACCGGCTCTTTTCACCTCCGGAAAGTCTTCCAACTAATGTATTAATTCTGTCATCAGTAAAAAGGAATCTTTTCAGATATGTCCAGATGCTTAATTGAAGTTTTCCAAACTTAATGAAGTCGCTGCCTTCGCCAATGGCTTGAATAACTGTATCTTCATCGTTTAAAAGCAGGCGTGCCTGATCGATATAATTAAATTCAGTTCTCTCTCCTAATTCAATTTTTCCCGTTGTTGGTTTTAAATTCCCCAGAATGATTTTTAACAGAGTTGTTTTGCCAACTCCATTCTTTCCAACCACTCCAAGTTTTCCTCCGGCTTCAAAATTGAAATTGAAATGTTCAAAAAGATTTTTTTCGCCAAGCCTAATGCCAACATCTTTTAGCTCAATAACTTTATTCCCTAACTTTTCCGGTGTGGGAATGATTAGATCAACATCTAATTCTACTACAGAATTTTCCTGTTCCGCAACTTCATTATATTTATCCAACCGGCTTTTAGCTTTGGTTCTACGGGCGCGTGGTCCTCGCATAACCCAGTCAAGCTCTCGTCGTAGGAAATTTTGCCGCTTTCTTTCCTCAGCTTCTTTAATTGCTTTTCGTTCAGTTTTATTTATC
This window of the Ignavibacteriales bacterium genome carries:
- a CDS encoding prohibitin family protein is translated as MNPKKMLIKFLPVVIVVFLVILFMVCTKRIDPGYAGIEVDLYGGNKGVQSYALRTGMVFYNPMITNIVTYPVFVQTAIWTRSTEEGKATNEEITFNSKEGLVITADVNLSYQLDEKLVPNFYVKFRQDNLEHFTHGIMRNLTRDAFNEEAVNYTVEELYGIKKEVFLTKVKERVNANIQTYGIKIEQFGFVGALRIPENVINALNAKIEATQNAIRAENVLRQTEAEAQQQITRAKGAAEANRLLTSSISTQLIEWRRLEINEKALNKWNGSVPSVYSGAAGNNMILQLPGLSGR
- the dapD gene encoding 2,3,4,5-tetrahydropyridine-2,6-dicarboxylate N-acetyltransferase: MDSYEIISYIANSTKKTPVKVYLKGDLSKIDFSDYKFFGGNDFGILFCEYSQFIDFLEINKNYISDHHTEVDRRNSAIPLADITKYNCRIEPGAVIRDLVEIGDNCVIMMGAVLNIGAVIGERTMIDMNVVVGGRAIVGKNCHIGAGAVLAGVIEPPSADPVIIEDDVLIGANAVVLEGVKVGKGAVIAAGSVVVKDVEPYSVMAGVPAKMIKKVDDKTRSKTQLMDELRKL
- a CDS encoding ABC-F family ATP-binding cassette domain-containing protein, producing the protein MANNINPVILTALELEVRFGEQVVLDKASLTIHEQDRIGLVGRNGAGKSTFLKIVSGLLIPDSGKIAKRKDLMVGFLSQEFTLDESKNVYENILDGALHILNLIEEYEITPFDSPNKHILEEKILQADGWTLDKRIDILIKSLNAPERERNITTLSGGEKRRVALCRALIANPDLLILDEPTNHLDVNSIEWIENFLAEYKGTCIFVTHDRYFLDRIANRIVELSSGIFFSHNGNYTDYLINKTERKAIKEAEERKRQNFLRRELDWVMRGPRARRTKAKSRLDKYNEVAEQENSVVELDVDLIIPTPEKLGNKVIELKDVGIRLGEKNLFEHFNFNFEAGGKLGVVGKNGVGKTTLLKIILGNLKPTTGKIELGERTEFNYIDQARLLLNDEDTVIQAIGEGSDFIKFGKLQLSIWTYLKRFLFTDDRINTLVGRLSGGEKSRLTLARILKNGGNFLLLDEPTNDLDLPTLRILEEALIAFEGCVVVVSHDRYFLNRVCNGILALEGNGDIYYSEGDYDYYIEKRKLQVVKNDAVGQIVKKEDSRVKIKTKKLSWKENKELEMIEDDIVNAEAEIERIEGIFSSRDFYEKYAVQTNELNKQLEDAKERVQQLYNRWEELEKIKNGI